One genomic window of Aethina tumida isolate Nest 87 chromosome 3, icAetTumi1.1, whole genome shotgun sequence includes the following:
- the LOC109599448 gene encoding SWI/SNF-related matrix-associated actin-dependent regulator of chromatin subfamily E member 1: protein MDNTGNFVIRLENDGMDCETADEANNLLRNGILVETNKGLVCMSLNDALSSDLNLSVEDLRNLAAQLISQQGIPNKDRILPQTSFNFDSDGFSSECSDISTTTSSSCSIQPKFIALSNLNDLQSEVLFNYESQIDNIVTKPKTIVSSLKLDIKLDESKKNINNTIETTTLCNKPSTSVHIIKPVVSNEKITVEKPKKGRGGWPKGRKRKPELLNLPPKAPSTGYTLYLNEQRKQFKDSSLPFHEVTKIVGNRWSSLTLAEKKPYLDKAEEDKKRYREELKQYRQSDAYRAYLAKKRKKRIQNNVLSESDMDATDDIDDDDNEELYCRTCDQWFHNLHNKREHLQSKQHCQSVAGDIKKELASHSQEAISSQSSKCIVAKDVHPVAAPATIQDAMTNLINLVAQRDIEINDLKKANNDAVLKQQAYCRQVFVLTEKFNKLKRDLAALQEKERDMENKVFRLWQVPSLFIVTDFNSDPASEYDGTE, encoded by the exons ATGGATAATACCGGTAATTTTGTGATAAGGCTCGAAAATGATGGCATGGATTGTGAAACAGCAGATGAAGCCAATAATCTGCTTAGAAATGGGATTCTAGTGGAAACAAACAAAGG GTTAGTCTGTATGAGCTTAAATGATGCATTATCATcggatttgaatttgtcagtgGAGGACTTAAGGAATCTTGCAGCTCAATTGATATCTCAGCAGGGCATCCCGAATAAGGATCGAATTTTACCTCAAACCTCGTTCAACTTTGATAGTGATGGTTTTTCCAGTGAATGCAGTGACATAAGTACAACCACATCCTCATCTTGCAGTATTCAGCCTAAATTTATTGCACTgtctaatttaaatgatttgcaatcagaagtattatttaattatgaaagccaaattgataatattgtaACAAAGCCTAAGACAATTGTGAGTTCCTtgaaattagatattaaactTGATGAGtccaagaaaaatataaataatactattgAAACCACCACTCTGTGTAATAAACCCAGCACTTCAGTGCATATAATAAAGCCAGTAGTATCTAATGAAAAAATCACTGTGGAAAAACCTAAAAAAGGTAGAGGTGGCTGGCCAAAAGGTAGGAAAAGAAAACCGGAATTGCTTAATCTTCCACCAAAAGCTCCAAGTACAGGATAcacactttatttaaatgagcAAAGGAAACAATTTAAGGACAGCTCTCTACCATTCCATGAGGTAACCAAAATAGTTGGAAACAGGTGGTCCAGTTTAACTCTTGCTGAAAAGAAACCATATTTGGATAAGGCTGAAGAGGATAAAAAACGATACAGAGAAGAATTGAAACAGTATAGGCAGTCTGATGCTTATCGAGCTTATTTGGCCAAGAAAAGGAAGAAAAGAATTCAAAACAATGTACTTTCAGAAAGTGATATGGATGCCACAGATGACATTGAT gaTGATGATAATGAAGAGCTGTATTGCAGAACTTGTGACCAGTGGTTTCATAATTTACACAACAAAAGGGAACATTTGCAAAGCAAGCAACACTGTCAGTCTGTTGCAGGTGATATCAAAAAAGAACTTGCATCCCACTCCCAGGAAGCAATTTCAAGTCAATCATCAAAATGTATTGTTGCAAAGGATGTTCATCCAGTTGCAGCTCCAGCCACAATTCAAGATGCAATGACCAACCTCATCAATCTGGTTGCGc AAAGAGATATTGAGATTAATGACCTGAAGAAAGCTAATAACGATGCTGTGTTAAAACAGCAGGCGTATTGTCGGCAGGTTTTCGTGCTGactgaaaagtttaataaactaaagcGAGACTTGGCCGCATTACAGGAGAAGGAGCGCGATATGGAAAACAAGGTGTTTCGTCTATGGCAGGTACCCAGTCTGTTCATAGTGACCGATTTCAATTCGGATCCCGCATCTGAGTATGATGGAACTGAATAG